The window tttatttatgtgtgtgtgtgtgtgtgttggaccattggaaaaaaaactcctcatATCAATGTGCAGAGAGCTTTATTAAACAGCTTTGTTGGAAACAATAACTGTCAACATGTCCGTAGCTGAGGACGTCCGGGTGAATAACTCTGTTTTCTTGTGATGTGTTTGTCCATCGAAGATCAATGCATTAGTCTCCCGAgcggcctttttttttttttcttcctcccgTAACACAAAACATGCCTAATATTTGATGAGACGCGGTGACAGGAAGGCATTACATCCGGGACGCAGCGCTGCAGAGTGTCTGTCTGCTGAAATCCATTTGCAAAAGCTTCTGTTGTCATTCTCGTTGATACGCCGAAtgaaagggagggggggggattcACTCATCATTGCCACAGAATTTTGCATTACAAGGAGAAGATTAAAGACAAAGTTTACTTTAAAAAAGTTGCCCAGGTTTCTTTGTAAGGAATTATTAAAGAACGCCTGTTGAtccatgataaaaaaatatgattctGTCAGGAAGTCTTTTTTATAATTAATGGTCGGGCATTTATAAACACAAGATTGTTCCCACAAGATGTTGCATGATGATGGTGAATTAATCATGTTGTGGGCAATCAACCTGCTTTcctcatacagtatttattcacCAGGTAATTTGACCTGACTGGAACTTAGTTGGACAGGCGATgcaggaaaatgtcaaaaactttTCATTCCTCATGTATCATGCTAATTATGCAAGTTGGACTTCTTCGTTCCTGTCGGTTTTTGAACACATTTACTTATTTTCATTCGACACAAAGTGGTTGCTAGGTGCAGTTAACTTAGTGTTTGTCATGTCAGTTGAAGAAATATGACAATTTAAGGTGGACTTACAACAACTGTATAGCTGCACTGATCTCATCCAGGCTTGTTGCTATTTTCTGGCCAAATTTTCGCCATTTTGCAGCCATATTGGATGATTCCAATTCCTTCGAGATTTATCTCCAGGGCCAAAGTTTAACGTGTCCTTCATGTAGCAAGAAAAGTAAGGGTGTGGAGGTTGGTGGTGGAGAGACGagtgttttgtttgactttcaGAGTTTGCGCCCCGACCTGAAATTCACGCTTGCCTTTTTTGTAAcataaccatgatctttccttaacctcAAATAgatgttttagttgcctaatcCTAACTGTGCTGTAACCACAATCTTAAATGTCAGCATTGGACATAAACAAATTTGTCATCAGACGCAATCCAGGGTTTCATCCAACATCACGCTTTTGGTTGGTGGCAGGGTTGCACGGAAAGATGACATTCACATTCTTAATCCTGCCTACAAAGCTGTGAGtggtttattgttttttctaacCAGGGAAACAAATATCAATGAAGACAACACCAGACctatttgaatgaatgaatgtgggCAGCGATTCAGAGGTTTCAAACCAGGCTAAAATATAGCTGTAGCAGTGCTCGATTCAAGACATTTTGATTTAAGATGTTTCACCAGGTAGCTGATACTGTGATGCTAGAGgattaaaacatcatgaaataaaacaggtttTGGGAACTGTGTTAGCAAATAAGACAATGGTGATAACTGTCAATCCAATGCTTTGGTCCAGAGTAAAAAATTTCAAcaatatttgatgttttgcctGGAAATAGGGTGGCTCAGTGtttagcactgttgcctcatagcaagaaggtcctgggtcCAAACCTCGGCTGTCTCAGGTGCCCTCTGTGTGGAGCTTGCATGTTCTCCCCTTGTGTGGTTGTCCGCCAGGTactccagtttcctcccaccatcaaaaaCATGTATGTTAATACTCCTGTCAATGCCCCTGACCAGGGCACTGGGAAAAGAACTGGAGGTGGTCCCTGGATGCTGCACTGTGGCTGCCCACTACttgcagtgtttgtgtataaTGCAGAGGATCAATATCCCCATGGGGATCAGTATCTGGTGCACATATCTGTGGTCCCCAATAGACAAATCCCATTAACTTTGCTGACCTGCTGACTTTATAGTGCCATCAGCAGGTCAAATTATTCAAGTTAAAGACCGACTTCTCTTCTATTTCAGCTGTACATGTTATGCAATGCATGTTATCatgctaaatgttagcatgtcatGCTAATATactaaatgttaacatgttaacaagGTAATGTTTTTTACTACATGTTCCTGCTAATATGCTAAACACTACATTCTAAATATCCTCATATTAATATCCAGAAATTAGTAaatcaacatgctaacattcaAAAAggagcatgctaacatttacatttagctAATTTAGCCGACATGTCCTAAAATGGCcaccataaaaacaataaactcTAAGTTACTATCAATAATTTTGCATTGCTGCAGGTGTCATATCTTTCAGTATCTGTGCCACTTGCCATGTGGTCAAAACCTTATTTTGATACTCTACATTTCTTAACTGCTCTTCAGATGCTAATCATCACAATGATTATCCAATGTGAAGGCATTTCAACTCAACTtttggtaaataaaatatatattctttttatttcagacctaaaaccttgttttttttatcatgaatAGTCGCTATTGTCCCTATCCCATCAATACAGTACCATCAGTACTGAATGGGAGTATTAACTACATAAACTTGGCATACTGAAAGCCTGAAATCTGCCTTGAATATGAATGTGGAATGAAGGAAGCGTTGTTCAGGAAATGATGCAGCTGTCAAATTATCCAGATGATAGACAGATACTCTGCTCCCTGAGTTGTTTGtctttaaatacacacataaacaaactcTCCCAGCGACATCACACACTCCCCTCTCACTCGCACAGATCTTTCCTCTCATCTTCGTTCTTGCATTTCTTGcatcaaagacattttttacatgtttgttgaAACTGCACCGCTTGTATTtgttctcttcctttttttttctcaagataTCGGTgccaaaactaaactaaaacacaaaaactgagTTCAATGACAAAATCAGAAAATCAtaaattactgttttaaaaaaaccccaaaataaataaataaaactctcaCTCTCTGgatcaaaaatacatttctattgATCACTTTTGCATGCTTTACATTGCATGACTCCTATAATGAAATTAGGCTCCTGGGATTCTCCCATTAAATGTTTAAGGAAAATGCCTTGAAAgggaaaacaagaacaaaaattttatgtttttttttagcaaaaaatattcacgaaattaaatgaaaaccaTAAACATGTAACATCTTTGACAAACACAGCGTGAGACTAGCAGCTCTCCACAAACTGTGACGAATGTGTTTTATCCTTCATGAGTTTgtactgtgagtgtgttttgtgtgaatttattcCTCCTCTTCCAAAATGTTGGATGCACAACACTGACCGTCCCGTCCACGTCAGCTGATCTGCGCTTCCCCTCAGATTTACTTGTGTCATCTCTGGAGGCAGGAAGTTTTTATGAACAGTATACGGATTGTTGTCACATGCTGCGATTTCAAAAGCGACTGCCATATTTTTCTGGAATTTTCAAAAGACAATATGTGAGGTTAAGTCTCTCTGTCTGAAGATGTAGTATCTCATTGAAGGTGATGCAAAAGTATCAAGACAAGCAACTTACGCCATTAAAGAAATGCTGAATCAAACAGAAAAGGCAAAACAACGACAGCTCTAACTGAATCTGCCTATTTGGACCTGAACCTGAATATAATATacacattattttaaattttttttaatcttttttttgttttagatgAAAGCATATTGGCTGGTGTCACCATTcagcttcttttttctttcaacagaagaagaagaagaaaggaggacTTGATCTGTTTGTTGGTCTGTTAGCATCACTGTATCCCTGCTGTTTTGTATCtgactgtgacctttgacctgtctGGACAtgtattatattaaaaatgaatccAGAAACATAAAAGCCAGTTCTCTTGGCCCTTGCTTCTTGCcaatttgtttttcaatatatatttttcataaaaagtTGTCCTCTGTACTCTCTAACCTGCACGATTTTTACTTATTGTATCAACATTTATCAAACTCAGACAATAAGTTCATTCAGGTAAACAAAGAtgtttgcaaatatttttagttAAATACACAAATTGATTCATGTAGTAATTCTGCATTATGGTTTTAGTGCAGTTTATATTTCTCAAATTTTACAATTTTCAGAAATTAACAGCTAGAAGGAAGTTAGACTCTGATGTTTATGAACTTTTACCAATAAGAAGATTAGTGACTTGGTagcattgcttttttttctaatataaAGCTGTCAGATTTATTTGCAGATTGTTGGATTTATTATAAGAGAAAAGGCCTCTATAAACACATAACAAGCCAGAAATCTTTAATTATTCttacttgattaaaaaaaatatttgtgggCAGTTGTCAGATCCATTAGTGAACTAAACGTGTTTCTTATTCTGTTTAATATCctcagttttgtgtgtgtgtgtgtgtgtgtgtgtgtgtgtgtgtgaatacttATTAACATCTTTAAAACTCGTTATAAGTCATGAACTCAAAGCACTGCAGTGTGCAGAGATGCCTGCTTGTAAAGATAAACGTAGTTTATCCTACATCTGTACTGAGCTGCACCTGACCTGaagctctcttttctttccttcaaaCAATATCAGACGTTCAACCAAATGTGCAAATTATACACTGGCGCCCCCTAAATGAGCCTGAacacagtacagacagacagcagcagcggaagcggcagcagcagcagcagcggtccTGCCGTGTGACTACCCGGGATGCTCAACCGCTCCGGCCGCATGTAGAGCCGGCTGTCACGGCGGGGGAGCCGGCGGGAGCTCACGGTACCCCAGTGCTGCCTGATCGGGGTGTGCAAGACCAATAAGTACTTGAGACAAAACCACAAAGGAAGCCCGTTTACTCagcacacatttaaatacatctCGACTGTCACTGTGCGTAAAGGCAGCTAGGAACAAGGTTCATTTTGGGTTTAAAGTTAGACTTTATGACTACTATAATTgacctaataataataataataaagataataataataataataataataataatatgaaatgaaaaatattttggttttaaatCCCATCCAGCTGAAATTGCACTTTAATTCCTCACTTTTTCCAACATCCGACCacttaaaaatgtcactttattcTAATACGACCACCAACTATTGTGATTAGAATTACAATAATAATGGGggggtgtggtggtggtggtggtggtggtggtggtagtggtggtggaggaggagggggggtctTTATCCCTCTGCACGTCCATAAATCGCATCAAATGACAGTCGGCCAGTGAAGAGTTAAAGGGAGGAGACGGAGAGTGACACGCCTCATTGGGTAGATTATGTGCCGCAAACAAAAAGTGTGTGTCGGTGTGCCAGTCAGCCAGAGCATCGGGCCCCATCTGcacgcctctctctctctttctgtctccctttATCCTTCCAGCTCTCTCTACCCTGCTCGGTCACTCCCAGTGTCGGCGAGTATctgcagcagtagcagcagcactGTCACTTTCACCACACCGGGGGGGATATGTACTGACACTACGGACCAGACCGGGAGCGCATCACCAtctccatcacctccatcaccGCCACCGCATCCCCCCTTGCTTGTTTTCGGggcttctctctttttttcccgGGGTTTTTGGTTCGCAGCATCGCTCGCAATTCGTTTGTGGAttattgtttcttcttctccacGGAAAGGTAGGTTTTGTGAAATGCAAAGCTGGTGTGGTTTGGGTAGTTTTAGAGGAAGACGGGGCTGGTTTTCTGGGTTTGTTTTGAGCGGCACATGTAGCCACACATCCTGCAGGCGCTGAAAGCGGcgcagaaagaaaaaaaaaaagattcccaAACCGCAGATGTTTCAGCACCGCGAACAAAACCCGCAATTCAGTCACAGCGCTGATTTAGGACAGTTTTCAGCCTGGCACGGCTTTAGCAGATGGGTTAAACACCCCCCCTACTCCCCCCCTCATTTCTGctcacccccccaccaccaccccacccGCAGTGGGGTTTGCACGGGAGGGTGGCTGCAGCTTTCCTCCAGTTTGTGGATGTGCAAACATTCCgcttttatctctcttttttttcttgtttgagCCTGCATGATACATACCCTTCACTGGATATATTTGTGTGCGTTTCTTCCTCGTGAAGCGACCCTTTCTGATGCTCTGAACACAAAGACGGTCTGTATGGTACCGGAAATTCTTTAGGTTCGTAGCGCAGCGCTGAGAGCCGCTTTGGAGAGGCACCGTGCGCAAACACACAACCTCCCTGCTGCTGTTGAGCCTTTTAGGAAGATATGAAATGCTCCCAATCagcaggattaaaaaaaagacatttattaagaataatttcctgttatttaagctgttttttcccctttttatttcacaaatcaGAAAGGTAAAATTAAAGCCAGAACCCAAAAGAGAGCCAATGTTTTTCAGCGAGTGCAGCTACAAAAAGCAGCCGATATTGAGGATGAAAAGACGATAACTCATCTGTTCCAGTTACTCATCATTCTTATTAGTGCAGTTATTAATATCAGCCTGTTTGAATTTGTTCGCTGAGATGAGCGAAAGCCACGTTGTTTTCAGGattttgaagaagaaaaactttttttttcccaactgTGGATTTCTTTAGTCTTTAATTGTATATTTCTAATAAATAGCTTAGTTTTTGTTGCACTACACGTGTCATGACATAACTAGTTTCAGTGGTTCGTAGCGATTTATTACGTTTTATAAATAGTTCAGAGAAGAATTAAATGTTAAGATCAGTTGGCCATAATAACAGGCCTACTGGCTGTTAATACTGGAAAGCACCAGTGAAGAGAAATAAatctttgttttgtcaaatgtCGAAAATAGTTTTTGCAACAATAAATCTTAATTATGATCATTTTGATATTCTAGGAAACACTTTTTAGGAAATGCGTAATTTTCCTGATGAGAGCAGAGCTTTCTGAaggctttgtgtgttttctatttgatttttttttatatattattccgttatttttccatgtttttttggGTGGGCCGAGTGAGTCCAGTTTACGGCTgaacaagtgtgtgtatgaggtgCAGGTTTGTGTTTAACGGCGGAGGatgagggaggaggggaaggagtGAGGGGAGCCGCAGCCGTctaaacacacattcagaggttagaaaagggagaaaagaaataattaaCTGGTCGTGCTGCTTTAATTACAGTCTCAGAGGGGAAAGTGGTGGATTATGGTAATGAGGCGACATACGCTGCCGCTTgtagaaaggagagaaaggttGGCTGACATGAAATCACTGACTTTGACAGTCCACTTGAAACCCATTGGACATGCTCTCTCCATTGGACATGGACGGACCTCAGCAGCTCCTActgggaggtttttttttctttcccccaattccctttttttcctcaaagaTTAAACATCCTGTAGTGATTTTATAATACGACTTTagacaaataaacatgtcacaCCAAACCTATAAACCCGtaatattaaaggaatattacatttacagaatagataataaaaatactataaaatactCGCGCTCTTGAGGACTACAGAGTTTAAAAATAGTAAACGAATACTATAGGAATTTCTCgtttttttcatatcaaataCACTTAAATTTACAGGGTTTAAGGAATCCATATAGAGGCCCATTAATACTACTATTAATACTAACGCTAATACTTACATTAATAattaagacagacagacaatttATATTATATCAATCATTTGccaatcaaaaaataataaaaaaaagaaaggacattttataaaatgtgtGATGAGAGCCTagatattattgttattgtatttattaatattactgctactactactactattattattgttaatactactactattactaccattactactactactactactactactactattattattaataataataataataataataataataataataataataatgataaaaataggataataataacaataataatgtgttttgtattattatttgtctATTATGTTTAGTCAGTTAtgatttttagctttttttttaaaaatatattcttaTATAATTGACAACATTGGGAAACCGTATAATCAATGGATCAATGGCTGAAGGTGATGCCGTCATCATGAACTTAATACGAGGTTTGAATTAATTAGAAAGGCtggccacaaaaaaaaaaaaaaaaaaaaaaaaaaacgggccCCAAAACGACGCCCTTGACAGCTGGTTTGTCCAATCTGTCTAGGAAGAGATTTATTTCCTATCAGCAGGGACAGCGGAGGATAAAACCACCAAACAACCAATTTACACGGGTTTGCGTTGAAATTTATAGTGTATTTTCgctttataaaaatgtaaagtgaatAATGTATTGGGATACAAAGgcaacatttattattttaatgtaaaataagtgatttattgtatttttgtggtAGTTTTATTCATCAGCTGATCTCTGATGTCTCTCCGTGTCTCCGCAGTGTGAAATGGAGGAGTCCAGCTCTCAGAAGTTGGTGTGGGATGGGGACGCCAAAGCGGTCCAGCAGTGTCTCACGGACATTTTCACCAGCGTCTACACCACATGTGACATCCCAGAAAACGCCATTTTCGGGCCTTGTGTGTTGAGCCACACGTCGCTGTACGACAGCATCGCCTTCATTGCTCTGAAATCCACCGATAAACGCACAGCACCTTACATCTTCAGGGTAAGcacagtttattcatttatgtatgaatacaaaacattttctttttaatacagaCGCCAGCATCTTTTTTAATTAGCCCAGTAGTTTTACCCATTCTTTGAATCCTCAGATATAAGTTAaacatttgtatgtttttctggCTGTGCAGCTCCAAAAGTAATATTACAAAGACCcttttttggatttttaaaatattcccCACCATGAAAAGCATTATACAAATATGCTATGTTTTTTCAGTCTTccataaaattgaaaaaaaagaaagaaatatggaTTTTCACTGCATGGGACTGCAACAATGTCCCATTTTAACAACTCAACTATATTGAGTTATGAAAATTATTCTGTTAATTTCTTCAAAAGGGGAAGAAATCTGCTATTTTTCTActgaaaatgtacttaaaaaaaaaaaaagcttcagatTGTAAATTACAGTGAAATGTCTCACTACCTTGTTTCAAGATCATTTTCTCGACATTTGTTTCTAGAAATGAATATTTGGTCTGAAATTGAAGCAGCTGAGTGAGATTATCTCTCTCAATTAAGTCTTTCTAAACTGGCAACATTTCACTATAGTAAATTATCAGGTTTTGAAGCAGAATATGAGCCTCAAATGCAGATTTTCTACTGTGCATGACAATATGAAATGAAGTAATAACtctggatgtgtgtatgtgttgtacAGGTGGACACCTCAGCAGCCAACAGCACCTCAGAGGGCTTGATGTGGCTGCGGCTGGTCCAGTCCGCCCGGGACAAAGAAGAACAGAACCTGGAGGCGTACGTGAAGAACGGCCAGCTCTTCTACCGCTCGCTCCGCCGGATCGAGAAGGACGAAGAGCTGCTGGTCTGGTACGGCAAAGACCTCATcgacctgctgctgctcagctccaGCAGAGCGCCCGCCAAAAGCAAAGGTGAGTCAACTGAAATCAAATCCTCACTGGACAGTAGAGTTTTAGCTTCTGCAACTTCTTTGGAAATGCGTTCTTGCTCtggaattgttttctttattgctAAATTTGGGATGTAATTTCTGCATTATTGAATATCTAAATACAATGATGCTACAAGGAGAAATTTCAGTAATTTCTGACTTCATGTTAAGTGTAAAGAACAGTACGAAGCCATTCCCCCTTGAAATATTAGACACCACACTTAAGAGGGATAGTTTTGCAGAGTCTCTTTTTATGAGAACTaatttttgtttctcttcttcaaaGGTTCGTCCCACCACTCCTGTCCGGACTGCAGCCAGCGGTTCCAGTTTGAGTTTCCATTCTTGGCCCATCTCCGGTTCCGTTGCACCAAAAGACTGCAGAGCATCACGGGGGCCGACGAGGAGTCCAGCAAGGAGAGCAGCACAGAGCGACCAAACACAACCCCTACCAGGACCAGCCCGAAGCTGGGCCGTTCCGAGGGCTTCAGCAGCCCTCAGGACAGCAGCAAACCCTCCACAGACTTTCACAACCTGGCTAGGGATCTAGAGAACAACCGGACCAGCCCGCCGAGCGACAAGGAGGCTGAGATCTGCAGCGAGACCTCGGGGAAGAGGAAGTTCTCGGAAATAGAGGACAGGGAGTGCCGAGGGCCCAGCCTTCCACAGTCCAAGTCTAAAGATGAGCTAGCAACGTCTGCGCAGAACTACAGAGGAGTGTATGGCCTGGATGACAACCACAGGTCTTTCTCCTCTTCGGGCTCCACAGAACTTGGTGAAACCAAGCGCAGCGCCTTCACTGAAGTCAAGAAGTCGTCCCAGAGCCTCAAACACCACGGCTGCAACAAAACTCAGAGCTCCAACTCTGAAAACAAAGATGGTGGTCGTCCCAGCAGCAATCCTTCAGAGAAGCACCTCAACATCAGGCAGGTGCTGTCGGAGACTCAGCCACCCCAAACCTCGCCCGTGGGTAGTGCTTTCACCTCCGTGGGCCAGCAGGGCAGCGGTGGCAGTGGAGACAGGAAGAGCGCCTTCAGCCAGCCATCTCGCTCCTCCTTCTCCCAGATCTCACCGCTGGTGATGCCACCCAAGCTGCTGGACTGCCACCCAGCAGTGGGCGATACCATCTCCTCCAACAGACTCTACCAGGCTGACCATCTTGCCGCTAAGCTGCAAGGCGCGGAACTGGGCGCCAACTGTCCTGTGCCGGGCGGCATGGCTAAGCAGAACCCCTTCGTATACGCCACTGCCTTCTGGCCCAAGAACTCTGGGCCTATCCAGCTTCAGATGCCCTCGGCGCTCACCCTCCTTCCACCTTCCTTCACCTCCCTCTGCCTGCCAGCGCAGAACTGGTGCGCCAAGTGCAACGCCTCTTTCCGCATGACCTCGGACTTGGTTTACCACATGCGATCCCACCACAAAAAGGAGTACGCCATGGAGCCTCTGGTCAAGCGGCGACGCGAGGAGAAACTCAAGTGCCCCATTTGCAACGAGTCCTTCCGGGAGCGGCATCACCTGTCACGTCACATGACCTCCCATAACTGACTTTTAAAGACAGACAAGGGAGGAACTTTTTGTTGAACAAGGAGGGATTGTGACCCTGCCTGGATTTAAGCACTCCGACTGGAGATCGGCcacttaaaaatacaaaaacacccCTTGCACTTGTTTTCACTTTGGACTATAATCTTTGAATTCCTTTTTTTGGTCTGTTTACTTTTTCTGccctgtacaaaatgtcatgttttgggTGTATGCAAATGCGTTTTGACTTCAAAAATGAATCTATTTAAGAAGCACTTAAAAGTTTGAGAATAAGGGATGatttaaatatgtgtaaatgtacagtaagttgtattttatatcatataaatacaaatatagagAAGAAATACCAATGTAGTCACACATCATGGTTTACAACgcagcaagtttttttttcctgtctatAATGAATATGGACACAAATTGGGGAAATTATGTCAGACTATATTTCAGAGTGCatgtaatattaaataatattgaTTTAAGATGCAGTCTATACATTACAAtgtaaataatttgttttatttgaaatacaaaGTGTAATATTTTGTGTCAGTGGGGAatagtttcagtgtttcttccTTTTGCGGAAATTTACTACTTGATAGTTTATCTAATCATGTTGAATGCATTGACAATAAAATAGCTTTATTTTCAACTGTgtccttcttgtttttttgtttttttttactacaacTCAAAAATATAATTCCTTGATTCATTATATCtatacataaatgtaaatgtatctgtctacattttacatttatgaaacaaaatatgcattacatttcattaatacaaatatacactatatatatatatatatatatatatatatatatatatatatatatatatatatatatatttacatttttacagattttataTTAGCGTTTTTCAGTGTCAGTCTTCAGtcttaataaaatacaattattatatattgcagacacacatatatatagttTAATACAAATAAATCATGTAGTAGCTTGTAAAGTGAATTTATGGTTATTATGATTCATCTTTTTACGATAGAAAATATGTCCAGGAACACTGAATATCACTggtcataattattattattattatcattattattataattattattagtattagtagtagtagtagtagtagtagtagtagtagtagtagtagtagtagtagtagtggtggtaATATTATTAAGTAGTATTATTACTGAGGGACGTCTTTATTAAACGTCGACCGCATAAATGGCCATTGcataaaaaatgcataaatatcattatttaagTTTTCCCCTGAGAGGTcgtttcattttaatttattaaggaaaaaaaaaattcccattCAATTCCACAGTTTCTTGTTTAAAATACACGATACGGACATCTGTTTCTCAtgaaaaaagctttaaaaaagacgagagaatTATTTCTGATGTCGCTCAGATCTCCAGTTTCTGAGGCaaagaataaaatacagaaataaatgtgtcGGATAATCAGGGAGACTGCATGAAGCTTAATTCTTTACGGAATAAAATACATACGTACGTCTGCATTTGAGATTCATTTCTGAGTATATTTGAGTATTttgtctttgtaaaaaaaaaaaaaaaaaaaaagcacatgcaacataaaaagtcataaaattaaAGAAAGCGGTACACTAAATATAATACATCACCTTCTAAGAAATCAATTGATTTGTCATATTTATCTTTCCGGTTCACAAACTCCTCCAACCTGTAGAGAGTAAATATAAACCTATAGATCTGCACAGCCCGTAAGAAATATAAAGATCGATAATCTAGCAGACCTCTGTGAGCTTCATTTGTTAAAGCTCTCAAATGAAATGCAAACATGTTCAAATATTTTCTATAAACAACACAGACTGATACAAGTCTGCGGATCAATAATCACCATTTACTGCTAATGATATAATGACATGATTAAAGgtttctttataaaaaaaaaaaaaaaaaagaactggagAACATTTCAGGACAGAAACCAAAAAGCAAATGTGGAAAATGGTTCAACAGCGCCATCAAGTGGTCGAAATGTAAACTACATGAATCAAGACGTTATTGAGCGAAGACACTGAGTTCATTATCAGGTGACTCTTTTTTACTGAGACCAATATGCAGACAGGTATTATAATTCATAACAATATTGTgcaatgagagaaaaaacaacaacatatattaTCCTTATAATAAATCTGATAAGGATATGAGTGAAATACAGGATATGATACAACAGATAAATGTCAGAATCAACATGTGACACTCTTTCTAAAGAAGAAATATACTTAATTATGATAAATActgatacataaataaataaataaccccAAGCTCCTGTGTGAACATtactgatatatataaatatatatataattaaagaAGAGCAAAGACGATTTAAAATAATACG of the Thunnus maccoyii chromosome 9, fThuMac1.1, whole genome shotgun sequence genome contains:
- the prdm8b gene encoding PR domain zinc finger protein 8b; its protein translation is MEESSSQKLVWDGDAKAVQQCLTDIFTSVYTTCDIPENAIFGPCVLSHTSLYDSIAFIALKSTDKRTAPYIFRVDTSAANSTSEGLMWLRLVQSARDKEEQNLEAYVKNGQLFYRSLRRIEKDEELLVWYGKDLIDLLLLSSSRAPAKSKGSSHHSCPDCSQRFQFEFPFLAHLRFRCTKRLQSITGADEESSKESSTERPNTTPTRTSPKLGRSEGFSSPQDSSKPSTDFHNLARDLENNRTSPPSDKEAEICSETSGKRKFSEIEDRECRGPSLPQSKSKDELATSAQNYRGVYGLDDNHRSFSSSGSTELGETKRSAFTEVKKSSQSLKHHGCNKTQSSNSENKDGGRPSSNPSEKHLNIRQVLSETQPPQTSPVGSAFTSVGQQGSGGSGDRKSAFSQPSRSSFSQISPLVMPPKLLDCHPAVGDTISSNRLYQADHLAAKLQGAELGANCPVPGGMAKQNPFVYATAFWPKNSGPIQLQMPSALTLLPPSFTSLCLPAQNWCAKCNASFRMTSDLVYHMRSHHKKEYAMEPLVKRRREEKLKCPICNESFRERHHLSRHMTSHN